One part of the Micrococcus sp. 2A genome encodes these proteins:
- the purH gene encoding bifunctional phosphoribosylaminoimidazolecarboxamide formyltransferase/IMP cyclohydrolase, which yields MTSAQSAPTVLDTVPLKRALISVYDKTGLEELAAGLHAAGVQIVSTGSTAQRIAGAGVPVTEVADVTGFQECLDGRVKTLHPRVHAGILADRRREDHVAQLRDLEVEPFDLVVVNLYPFVDTVKSGAGEDAVVEQIDIGGPSMVRAAAKNHASVAIVVDPARYGDVVAAAQSGGFDLRTRRRLASLAFAHTAAYDNAVAAWTASHFGDEDADETPVFPPYAGFSLERAASLRYGENPHQPAALYVDHAATPGIAQAELLHGKAMSYNNYVDADAAVRAAFDHKAPAVAIVKHANPCGVAVAGEGEDVAVAHAKAHACDPVSAFGGVIAANRPVTAAMAQQVKDVFTEVVVAPSFDVEAVEILSAKKNLRLLSLPAGFAHDSVEAKQVSGGMLLQVADAVDAEGDDPATWTRAAGPAADEATLADLAFAWRAVRAAKSNAVLLASDGATVGVGMGQVNRLDSCRLAVERANTLGAAQTGGQDVVKEITTAGGAENVSGTGAPERARGAVAASDAFFPFADGLQILIDAGVKAVVQPGGSVRDEEVVAAAEAAGITMYLTGARHFFHG from the coding sequence GTGACCTCAGCCCAGTCCGCCCCCACCGTCCTGGACACGGTCCCGCTCAAGCGCGCGCTGATCTCCGTCTATGACAAGACCGGGCTGGAGGAGCTGGCCGCGGGCCTGCACGCCGCGGGCGTGCAGATCGTCTCCACGGGCTCGACGGCGCAGCGCATCGCCGGCGCCGGTGTCCCGGTCACGGAGGTCGCCGACGTCACCGGGTTCCAGGAGTGCCTGGACGGCCGCGTGAAGACCCTGCACCCGCGTGTGCACGCCGGCATCCTCGCGGACCGCCGCCGGGAGGACCACGTGGCGCAGCTGCGCGACCTCGAGGTGGAGCCCTTCGACCTCGTGGTGGTGAACCTCTACCCCTTCGTGGACACCGTGAAGTCGGGCGCCGGGGAGGACGCCGTCGTCGAGCAGATCGACATCGGCGGCCCCTCCATGGTCCGCGCCGCGGCGAAGAACCACGCCTCCGTGGCGATCGTCGTCGACCCGGCGCGCTACGGGGACGTCGTGGCCGCGGCCCAGTCCGGCGGCTTCGACCTGCGCACCCGCAGGCGCCTGGCCTCGCTGGCCTTCGCGCACACCGCCGCCTACGACAACGCGGTGGCCGCCTGGACCGCGTCCCACTTCGGCGACGAGGACGCGGACGAGACCCCCGTGTTCCCGCCCTACGCCGGCTTCTCCCTCGAGCGCGCCGCGAGCCTGCGCTACGGCGAGAACCCGCACCAGCCGGCCGCGCTCTACGTGGACCACGCGGCCACCCCGGGCATCGCGCAGGCGGAGCTGCTGCACGGCAAGGCCATGAGCTACAACAACTACGTGGACGCGGACGCCGCCGTGCGCGCCGCCTTCGACCACAAGGCCCCCGCCGTGGCGATCGTCAAGCACGCCAACCCGTGCGGCGTGGCCGTGGCGGGCGAGGGCGAGGACGTGGCCGTGGCGCATGCCAAGGCGCACGCGTGCGACCCCGTCTCCGCGTTCGGCGGCGTGATCGCGGCCAACCGACCCGTCACCGCCGCCATGGCGCAGCAGGTCAAGGACGTGTTCACGGAGGTCGTGGTGGCGCCGTCCTTCGACGTCGAGGCCGTGGAGATCCTCTCCGCGAAGAAGAACCTGCGCCTGCTGAGCCTGCCGGCGGGCTTCGCCCACGACTCCGTGGAGGCCAAGCAGGTCTCCGGCGGCATGCTGCTGCAGGTCGCGGACGCCGTGGACGCCGAGGGCGACGACCCGGCGACCTGGACCCGCGCCGCCGGTCCCGCCGCCGACGAGGCCACGCTGGCCGACCTCGCCTTCGCGTGGCGCGCGGTGCGCGCCGCCAAGTCGAACGCCGTGCTGCTGGCCTCCGACGGTGCCACCGTGGGCGTCGGCATGGGCCAGGTCAACCGCCTCGACTCGTGCCGCCTGGCCGTGGAGCGCGCCAACACGCTCGGCGCCGCGCAGACCGGCGGCCAGGACGTGGTCAAGGAGATCACGACGGCGGGCGGCGCGGAGAACGTCTCCGGCACCGGCGCCCCTGAGCGGGCCCGCGGCGCCGTGGCGGCCTCGGACGCGTTCTTCCCCTTCGCGGACGGTCTGCAGATCCTGATCGACGCCGGCGTCAAGGCCGTCGTCCAGCCCGGCGGCTCCGTGCGGGACGAGGAGGTCGTGGCCGCGGCCGAGGCGGCCGGGATCACGATGTACCTCACCGGGGCGCGGCACTTCTTCCACGGCTGA
- a CDS encoding NADP-dependent isocitrate dehydrogenase, translated as MSKIIYTLTDEAPMLATASLLPIVRAYAGTAGVEIETRDISLAGRILAAFKDVLPEDQRVDDALAELGELVKTPEANVIKLPNISASVPQLRAAVKELQADGYALPDYLDDPQTDEEKDARKRYDSVKGSAVNPVLREGNSDRRAPKAVKNYAKKFPHSMGAWSADSKTAVATMGADDFRANEKSVTMPADDTLSIEFTGADGSVEVLKEGLKVLEGEVIDGTFMSAKALDAFLAEQVARAKEEGILFSAHLKATMMKVSDPVIFGHVVKAYFADLFAQYGDQLAAAGLDPNNGLAAIEGGLDKLDAETAEGVRKAIAEAYENGPDVAMVNSDKGITNLHVPSDVIVDASMPAMIRTSGHMWDKDGAERDTLAVLPDSSYAGIYQAVVEDCKANGAFDPTTMGTVPNVGLMAQKAEEYGSHDKTFVMDAAGTVAVKNAAGETLISHEVGEGDIWRACQTKDVAVRDWVKLAVTRARASQTPAVFWLDESRAHDRELITKVEEYLKDHDTEGLDIRIMSPVEATKFSIERIRRGEDTISVTGNVLRDYNTDLFPILELGTSAKMLSVVPLLNGGGLFETGAGGSAPKHVQQLVEENHLRWDSLGEFLALAVSFEHEATTNGNARAQVLADTLDAATGTLLIEGKSPERKAGQLDNRGSHFYLALYWAQELAKQTEDQALADAVTPIAEELAANEEKIVSELNGVQGKPVDIEGYYAPSMDKVVDVMRPSATLNAIMDKLSV; from the coding sequence ATGTCGAAGATCATCTACACGCTCACCGACGAAGCGCCCATGCTGGCGACCGCCTCCCTGCTGCCGATCGTGCGCGCCTACGCGGGCACCGCCGGCGTTGAGATCGAGACCCGGGACATCTCCCTGGCCGGCCGCATCCTCGCCGCCTTTAAGGACGTCCTCCCCGAGGACCAGCGCGTCGACGACGCCCTCGCCGAGCTCGGCGAGCTCGTGAAGACCCCCGAGGCCAACGTCATCAAGCTCCCGAACATCTCCGCCTCCGTGCCGCAGCTGCGCGCAGCGGTCAAGGAGCTCCAGGCAGACGGCTACGCCCTGCCGGACTACCTCGACGACCCGCAGACCGACGAGGAGAAGGACGCCCGCAAGCGCTACGACTCCGTCAAGGGCTCCGCCGTGAACCCGGTGCTGCGCGAGGGCAACTCGGACCGTCGCGCGCCCAAGGCCGTGAAGAACTACGCCAAGAAGTTCCCCCACTCGATGGGCGCGTGGTCCGCGGACTCCAAGACCGCCGTCGCCACGATGGGCGCGGACGACTTCCGCGCGAACGAGAAGTCCGTGACCATGCCGGCGGACGACACGCTGAGCATCGAGTTCACGGGCGCCGACGGGTCCGTCGAGGTTCTCAAGGAGGGCCTGAAGGTCCTCGAGGGCGAGGTCATCGACGGCACGTTCATGTCCGCGAAGGCGCTGGACGCGTTCCTCGCCGAGCAGGTGGCGCGCGCGAAGGAGGAGGGCATCCTCTTCTCCGCCCACCTGAAGGCCACCATGATGAAGGTGTCCGACCCGGTGATCTTCGGCCACGTCGTGAAGGCCTACTTCGCGGACCTGTTCGCGCAGTACGGCGACCAGCTGGCCGCCGCGGGCCTGGACCCGAACAACGGCCTCGCCGCCATCGAGGGCGGGCTGGACAAGCTCGACGCCGAGACCGCCGAGGGCGTGCGCAAGGCCATCGCCGAGGCCTACGAGAACGGCCCGGACGTGGCGATGGTGAACTCGGACAAGGGCATCACCAACCTGCACGTGCCCTCCGACGTGATCGTGGACGCCTCCATGCCGGCCATGATCCGCACCTCGGGCCACATGTGGGACAAGGACGGCGCCGAGCGCGACACCCTCGCGGTGCTCCCGGACTCCTCCTATGCCGGCATCTACCAGGCCGTCGTCGAGGACTGCAAGGCCAACGGCGCCTTCGACCCGACCACCATGGGCACCGTGCCGAACGTCGGCCTCATGGCGCAGAAGGCCGAGGAGTACGGCTCGCACGACAAGACGTTCGTCATGGACGCAGCGGGCACCGTCGCCGTGAAGAACGCGGCCGGGGAGACCCTGATCTCCCATGAGGTCGGCGAGGGCGACATCTGGCGCGCCTGCCAGACCAAGGACGTCGCGGTGCGCGACTGGGTGAAGCTGGCCGTGACCCGCGCCCGCGCCTCCCAGACCCCCGCCGTGTTCTGGCTGGACGAGTCCCGCGCCCACGACCGCGAGCTCATCACGAAGGTCGAGGAGTACCTCAAGGACCACGACACCGAGGGCCTGGACATCCGCATCATGTCCCCGGTGGAGGCCACGAAGTTCTCCATCGAGCGCATCCGCCGCGGCGAGGACACCATCTCCGTGACCGGCAACGTGCTCCGTGACTACAACACGGACCTGTTCCCGATCCTCGAGCTGGGCACCTCCGCCAAGATGCTCTCCGTGGTCCCGCTGCTCAACGGCGGCGGCCTGTTCGAGACCGGCGCCGGCGGCTCCGCCCCGAAGCACGTGCAGCAGCTCGTCGAGGAGAACCACCTGCGCTGGGACTCCCTCGGCGAGTTCCTCGCGCTGGCCGTGTCCTTCGAGCACGAGGCGACGACGAACGGCAACGCCCGCGCCCAGGTGCTCGCCGACACGCTCGACGCCGCCACCGGCACCCTGCTGATCGAGGGCAAGTCCCCCGAGCGCAAGGCCGGGCAGCTCGACAACCGCGGCTCGCACTTCTACCTGGCCCTGTACTGGGCGCAGGAGCTGGCGAAGCAGACCGAGGACCAGGCCCTGGCCGACGCCGTGACGCCGATCGCCGAGGAGCTCGCCGCGAACGAGGAGAAGATCGTCTCCGAGCTCAACGGTGTGCAGGGCAAGCCCGTGGACATCGAGGGCTACTACGCGCCGTCCATGGACAAGGTCGTCGACGTCATGCGTCCCTCTGCCACGCTGAACGCGATCATGGACAAGCTGTCCGTCTGA
- a CDS encoding methylated-DNA--[protein]-cysteine S-methyltransferase has protein sequence MDFAPELRWTAAALPDTGLNLVAVYSPEDHTVRASGVAVPEDGEPHAAAIGRLLLTLMDRLAVLDPPTADREMHPLPVEPRAGVAKPVADALGAYAAGHVAALDALAVTQPGTAFRQAAWAALRGITPGAPVSYTELAQRAGSPRAVRAAGGACAANLVAVVVPCHRVVPTSGGVGQYLYGPAAKRALLEHEARHVA, from the coding sequence ATGGACTTCGCCCCCGAGCTGCGCTGGACCGCCGCCGCCCTCCCCGACACGGGCCTGAACCTCGTGGCCGTGTACTCCCCCGAGGACCACACCGTGCGGGCCTCCGGGGTGGCCGTCCCCGAGGACGGCGAGCCGCACGCCGCGGCGATCGGCCGCCTCCTGCTGACGCTGATGGACCGACTGGCCGTGCTGGACCCGCCGACGGCGGACCGCGAGATGCACCCGCTGCCGGTCGAGCCCCGTGCGGGCGTGGCGAAGCCCGTGGCCGATGCGCTCGGGGCGTATGCGGCCGGCCACGTCGCCGCGCTCGACGCCCTTGCGGTGACGCAGCCGGGCACCGCCTTCCGCCAGGCCGCGTGGGCGGCGCTGCGGGGGATCACGCCCGGCGCGCCCGTCTCGTACACGGAGCTGGCCCAGCGCGCCGGGTCGCCGCGAGCCGTGCGTGCCGCCGGCGGGGCGTGCGCCGCGAACCTGGTGGCCGTCGTCGTGCCGTGCCACCGCGTGGTGCCGACCTCCGGCGGGGTCGGACAGTACCTGTACGGCCCCGCCGCCAAGCGGGCGCTGCTGGAGCACGAGGCGCGGCACGTGGCCTGA
- a CDS encoding TIGR01777 family oxidoreductase: MTETHVFKHRTLLRHPRDVVFRWLANPGALQRMNPPFASELVHGPTNGLAVGSETRLRISPPGSLGLLADTSRGLLAGMLPDAVSSRIPAAATPKVPWHARHTAYEEGRMFRDEMVSGPLRSWTHTHTLEDAAPGEADTAAGTPGTVVLDRIEYVLPGEGLLGRVPGIGGTAAAWAGRGFEAELRRQFAYRARVMADDLAFHAAHPGPLTGGPARTVAVTGASGLIGAQLTALLMSGGHRVIRLVRSPEQAAAPDAALWDPARERVDESALAQVDVIVNLAGEPIAGRFTDAHKEAVHDSRVRGTRTLVDAMGRLPRVPALVNCSAIGYYGAHAGTGPFGAGLGEELEPGDDFLAEVCADWEAEAVRAEAFGARVARVRVGVVLSPAGGMLQQVLPLFLAGLGGPMATSGGESHDGSPWVSWVGVDDVAGAFAHAVLDDDVAGPLNAVAPEPVTAKEFATVLGRVLHRPSVLPVPAFGPRLLLGAEGDAETVRADQKVEAGRLVDSGYAMRDDELEGALRHVLGR; encoded by the coding sequence ATGACCGAGACCCACGTGTTCAAGCACCGCACCCTCCTGCGCCACCCCCGCGACGTCGTGTTCCGCTGGCTGGCCAACCCCGGGGCGCTCCAGCGCATGAACCCGCCGTTCGCCTCCGAACTCGTGCACGGGCCCACGAACGGCCTGGCGGTCGGCTCGGAGACCCGACTGCGCATCAGCCCGCCGGGCTCGCTCGGACTGCTCGCGGACACCTCCCGGGGCCTGCTGGCCGGCATGCTGCCGGACGCCGTGTCCTCCCGCATCCCGGCGGCCGCCACGCCCAAGGTGCCGTGGCACGCGCGGCACACGGCGTACGAGGAGGGCCGGATGTTCCGGGACGAGATGGTCTCGGGCCCCCTGCGCTCCTGGACGCACACGCACACCCTGGAGGACGCAGCCCCCGGCGAGGCGGACACGGCCGCCGGCACCCCGGGCACGGTGGTGCTGGACCGCATCGAGTACGTGCTGCCGGGGGAGGGGCTGCTGGGCCGTGTGCCCGGCATCGGCGGCACCGCGGCCGCATGGGCCGGCCGCGGCTTCGAGGCCGAGCTGCGCCGCCAGTTCGCCTACCGCGCGCGCGTGATGGCCGACGACCTCGCCTTCCACGCCGCACACCCCGGCCCGCTCACCGGCGGGCCCGCGCGCACTGTGGCGGTCACCGGGGCGTCCGGGCTGATCGGCGCCCAGCTGACCGCGCTGCTCATGAGCGGCGGGCACCGCGTGATCCGCCTCGTGCGCAGCCCGGAGCAGGCTGCGGCCCCGGACGCCGCCCTGTGGGACCCGGCGCGCGAGCGGGTGGACGAGTCCGCGCTCGCCCAGGTGGACGTGATCGTCAACCTCGCGGGGGAGCCGATCGCCGGCCGCTTCACGGACGCGCACAAGGAGGCCGTGCACGACTCCCGTGTGCGCGGCACGCGCACCCTCGTCGACGCGATGGGGCGCCTGCCCCGGGTCCCCGCGCTCGTGAACTGCTCGGCCATCGGCTACTACGGCGCGCACGCCGGCACCGGCCCGTTCGGCGCGGGGCTCGGGGAGGAGCTCGAGCCCGGCGACGACTTCCTCGCGGAGGTCTGCGCGGACTGGGAGGCCGAGGCCGTGCGGGCCGAGGCCTTCGGCGCCCGGGTGGCCCGCGTGCGGGTGGGCGTGGTGCTCAGCCCCGCCGGCGGCATGCTCCAGCAGGTGCTGCCGCTCTTCCTCGCCGGGCTCGGCGGCCCCATGGCCACCTCCGGCGGCGAGAGCCACGACGGGAGCCCGTGGGTCAGCTGGGTGGGGGTCGACGACGTCGCCGGGGCCTTCGCTCACGCGGTGCTCGACGACGACGTGGCCGGGCCGCTCAACGCCGTCGCCCCCGAGCCCGTCACGGCCAAGGAGTTCGCCACCGTGCTGGGCCGCGTGCTGCACCGTCCGTCCGTGCTGCCGGTGCCCGCCTTCGGGCCGCGGCTCCTGCTCGGCGCGGAGGGGGACGCGGAGACCGTCCGCGCGGACCAGAAGGTGGAGGCCGGGCGACTCGTGGACTCGGGCTATGCGATGCGGGACGACGAGCTGGAGGGCGCGCTGCGCCACGTGCTCGGGCGCTGA
- a CDS encoding glutaminase yields the protein MMTPVQDHLDRLTAAFPGDDEGRGGLGVAVTLVDGHRYVSGSSAAVPLAALASPVLHALAVEDLGAAGVAERVGGTPVPEDDSRIEVEAETGRAFNPLQNTGVVATAALVKGRGGRDRAGRLLQLLSTLLDREVSVTETAVKVENRAQHQTRAAAWLLKSLDVLDTDPEPLLEDIATLRAVPVKVEDLALVAGTLAHGGIHPVTGARVLEEETVRAVLSVLDSCGMDTRQPLWAYDVGQPGWASTRGGTIMVVVPGHMGLALQAPDLDEHRVSAAGMAALRCIVEDFELHPSVVTGSPRAAFRAHYRVDQAPSGAVRSAQVQDALDAFGDTVHVLELGGHVGFSQVDALARVVRGLPDELETLLVDIRSVSTVTRSARLLVARWFAYALDSGLDVVLVDRDEAMVAELVAAVEESVDVSLPDPRQEAARDLESAPDRPEFLFFDSRSRAIQWAEQRLLVRHAPQLLPHSQEEAAVAPLLQHLSAEDAGLLESMMDERVYTDGQIIRRAGQPFGGIYVITSGRVELTGQGTGGRRTRRTVLTPGMTFGEMALGQSGRQPSTVRARGDVTARVLTAHVMYALQEGSPQLAIKLWEALARDAFTALGQLIRETGALQD from the coding sequence ATGATGACTCCCGTCCAGGACCACCTCGACCGCCTGACCGCCGCCTTCCCCGGCGACGACGAGGGCAGGGGCGGCCTGGGCGTGGCCGTGACCCTCGTGGACGGGCACCGCTACGTCTCCGGCTCCTCGGCCGCCGTGCCGCTGGCGGCCCTGGCCTCCCCCGTCCTCCACGCCCTCGCCGTGGAGGACCTCGGCGCGGCGGGCGTGGCCGAGCGGGTGGGCGGCACGCCCGTCCCGGAGGACGACTCGCGGATCGAGGTGGAGGCGGAGACGGGACGCGCGTTCAACCCGCTGCAGAACACGGGCGTGGTGGCCACCGCCGCCCTCGTCAAGGGCCGCGGCGGGCGGGACCGGGCCGGACGCCTGCTCCAGCTGCTCTCCACCCTCCTGGACCGCGAGGTCAGCGTCACGGAGACGGCCGTCAAGGTGGAGAACCGCGCCCAGCACCAGACGCGCGCCGCCGCGTGGCTGCTGAAGTCCCTGGACGTGCTGGACACGGACCCGGAGCCCCTGCTCGAGGACATCGCGACCCTGCGCGCCGTGCCCGTGAAGGTCGAGGACCTCGCCCTCGTGGCGGGCACCCTGGCCCACGGCGGCATCCACCCCGTCACCGGGGCCCGCGTGCTGGAGGAGGAGACCGTCCGCGCCGTGCTCTCCGTGCTGGACTCGTGCGGCATGGACACCCGGCAGCCCCTGTGGGCGTACGACGTCGGCCAGCCCGGCTGGGCGTCCACCCGCGGCGGCACGATCATGGTGGTCGTGCCCGGGCACATGGGCCTGGCCCTGCAGGCGCCTGACCTGGACGAGCACCGCGTGTCCGCCGCCGGCATGGCCGCGCTGCGCTGCATCGTGGAGGACTTCGAGCTGCACCCCTCCGTGGTCACCGGCTCGCCCCGGGCCGCCTTCCGCGCCCACTACCGCGTGGACCAGGCACCCTCCGGCGCGGTGCGCAGCGCCCAGGTGCAGGACGCACTGGACGCGTTCGGGGACACGGTGCACGTGCTGGAGCTGGGCGGGCACGTCGGGTTCAGCCAGGTGGACGCGCTCGCCCGCGTGGTGCGCGGCCTCCCGGACGAGCTGGAGACCCTGCTCGTGGACATCCGGTCCGTCAGCACCGTGACCCGCTCCGCCCGCCTGCTCGTGGCGCGGTGGTTCGCCTATGCCCTGGACTCGGGGTTGGACGTGGTGCTCGTGGACCGGGACGAGGCCATGGTGGCGGAGCTGGTGGCCGCCGTCGAGGAGTCCGTGGACGTGAGCCTGCCGGATCCCCGCCAGGAGGCCGCGCGGGACCTCGAGTCCGCCCCGGACCGCCCGGAGTTCCTGTTCTTCGACTCCCGCTCCCGGGCCATCCAGTGGGCCGAGCAGCGCCTGCTGGTCCGTCACGCCCCGCAGCTGCTGCCCCACTCGCAGGAGGAGGCCGCGGTGGCGCCCCTGCTGCAGCACCTCTCCGCCGAGGACGCGGGCCTGCTCGAGTCCATGATGGACGAGCGCGTGTACACGGACGGTCAGATCATCCGCCGCGCGGGCCAGCCCTTCGGCGGCATCTACGTGATCACGTCCGGCCGCGTGGAGCTCACGGGGCAGGGCACGGGCGGGCGGCGCACCCGCAGGACCGTGCTCACCCCGGGGATGACCTTCGGCGAGATGGCGCTCGGCCAGTCCGGCCGCCAGCCCTCCACGGTGCGCGCCCGTGGGGACGTCACCGCCCGGGTCTTGACCGCGCACGTGATGTACGCCCTGCAGGAGGGGTCCCCGCAGCTGGCCATCAAGCTGTGGGAGGCGCTGGCGCGCGACGCCTTCACTGCCCTGGGCCAGCTCATCCGGGAGACGGGCGCCCTGCAGGACTGA
- a CDS encoding ATP-dependent helicase C-terminal domain-containing protein — MPTSASRPRTPADPVASRRPGAPPATPQGRIAAALDALGAGLTVTAVLPELEAALEAHGAAVVHAPPGTGKTTVVPPAVAVRLARQDGGRTLVTQPRRVAVRAAWRRLHMAVGSDDPDDAVGYAVRGESVGGGRSAVEFVTPGLLLRRLLADPGLDGVGAVILDEVHERDLDTDVLFALLADLRQLRPELLLVAMSATVDAESLAARWAAGMGVDADAVPVVRTPAVLHPLREEHAPFGAPRLTADGRVERAFLDHVADVAVRSHAEALAADPTVDALVFLPGVAEVEAVAERITRRAPGTEVHTLHGRQEAAEQDAALAGRTRPEVSRVVVTTAVAESSLTVPGVRLVVDSGLAREPRRDRGRGMTGLVTVQASRAAAGQRAGRAARLGPGTVVRCHSAAALGAAPAAPTPALAVVDLAPVALALAAWGAPGGEGVVLPEDPPADAMAEARRTLAELGAVDGDGRITAHGTVLAGLPVDPALGHALLAGADRVGARAAAAAVALLALDVRAPGADLEALLAALRGGGHPESGRWRREAERLERIVTRGSSGGRETGRRAGRASDGGADGGRAAHAAGIVVALSAPGRVARRVEDTDAYLLASGTRASLPRSGGGELRGAAWLAVAEASRAAGDAEGTGAVIRADAPITREIAADAAAALLRDEADAAWKGGRLTGRRRTMLGAIPLAEGPARVNAAAAADAVRAALAAEGLARFEPGAGPGAGERLRRRVHLLHRVLGRPWPDLSAAALPDLEPLVAGIAAELAAGRSATSVDVAGLLRGILPWPEAGRLDELAPERLPIPSGRTAAVEYPATDEETAPVVAAKLQEFLGAAQSPAVADGRLPVVLHLLSPAGRPLAVTADLPSFWAGPYAHVRAENRGRYPKHPWPEDPATASPTAKTKRAAGA, encoded by the coding sequence ATGCCCACCTCCGCCAGCCGCCCCCGCACGCCCGCGGACCCCGTCGCCTCCCGCCGGCCGGGGGCCCCGCCCGCGACGCCGCAGGGCCGGATCGCGGCCGCCCTCGATGCGCTCGGGGCCGGCCTCACGGTCACCGCGGTGCTGCCCGAGCTGGAGGCCGCCCTCGAGGCGCACGGGGCCGCCGTGGTCCACGCCCCGCCCGGCACGGGCAAGACCACCGTGGTGCCGCCCGCCGTCGCCGTCCGGCTCGCGCGGCAGGACGGCGGGCGCACCCTGGTCACGCAGCCGCGCCGGGTGGCCGTGCGCGCCGCGTGGCGGCGCCTGCACATGGCCGTCGGTTCAGACGATCCTGACGACGCAGTCGGCTACGCGGTGCGCGGCGAGTCGGTGGGCGGAGGCCGCTCGGCGGTCGAGTTCGTGACTCCGGGCCTGCTGCTGCGCCGCCTCCTGGCCGACCCGGGCCTCGACGGCGTCGGTGCCGTGATCCTGGACGAGGTCCACGAGCGCGACCTGGACACGGACGTCCTGTTCGCCCTCCTCGCCGACCTGCGGCAGCTGCGTCCCGAGCTGCTGCTCGTGGCCATGTCCGCCACGGTGGACGCCGAGTCCCTGGCCGCTCGCTGGGCCGCCGGCATGGGCGTCGACGCCGACGCCGTCCCGGTGGTGCGCACCCCGGCCGTCCTGCACCCGCTGCGCGAGGAGCACGCCCCGTTCGGCGCCCCGCGCCTCACCGCGGACGGCCGCGTCGAGCGGGCCTTCCTGGACCACGTGGCCGACGTCGCCGTCCGCTCCCACGCGGAGGCCCTCGCGGCCGACCCCACCGTGGACGCGCTCGTCTTCCTCCCCGGCGTCGCGGAGGTGGAGGCGGTGGCCGAGCGCATCACGCGGCGCGCCCCCGGCACCGAGGTGCACACCCTGCACGGCCGCCAGGAGGCCGCCGAGCAGGACGCCGCCCTCGCCGGACGCACGCGGCCGGAGGTCTCCCGCGTGGTGGTCACGACGGCGGTGGCCGAGTCCTCCCTGACCGTCCCGGGGGTCCGTCTCGTCGTCGACTCCGGGCTGGCGCGCGAGCCCCGGCGGGACCGTGGCCGCGGCATGACCGGCCTTGTCACGGTGCAGGCCTCCCGCGCGGCCGCCGGCCAGCGGGCGGGCCGCGCCGCCCGCCTCGGCCCCGGCACGGTGGTGCGCTGCCACAGTGCCGCGGCCCTCGGCGCCGCCCCCGCCGCCCCGACGCCGGCCCTGGCCGTGGTGGACCTCGCCCCCGTGGCGCTCGCGCTCGCCGCGTGGGGCGCGCCGGGCGGAGAGGGCGTGGTGCTGCCCGAGGACCCGCCCGCCGACGCGATGGCCGAGGCCCGTCGAACGCTCGCCGAGCTCGGCGCCGTGGACGGGGACGGCCGCATCACGGCGCACGGGACGGTCCTGGCCGGCCTGCCGGTGGACCCGGCGCTCGGCCACGCGCTCCTGGCCGGCGCGGACCGCGTGGGCGCGCGCGCCGCCGCCGCGGCCGTGGCCCTCCTCGCCCTCGACGTGCGCGCGCCCGGCGCCGACCTCGAGGCGCTGCTCGCCGCGCTGCGGGGTGGGGGCCACCCCGAGTCCGGCCGATGGCGGCGGGAGGCCGAGCGGCTCGAGCGGATCGTGACCCGGGGGTCGAGCGGCGGACGGGAGACGGGGCGACGCGCCGGCCGGGCCTCCGACGGGGGCGCTGACGGGGGCCGGGCCGCGCACGCGGCGGGCATCGTCGTCGCACTGAGCGCCCCGGGCCGGGTGGCGCGGCGGGTGGAGGACACGGACGCCTACCTGCTCGCCTCGGGGACGCGCGCATCCCTGCCGCGCAGCGGCGGGGGAGAGCTGCGGGGCGCGGCGTGGCTCGCCGTCGCGGAGGCCTCCCGCGCCGCCGGCGACGCCGAGGGCACCGGCGCCGTGATCCGCGCGGACGCCCCGATCACCCGGGAGATCGCCGCGGACGCCGCGGCGGCACTCCTCCGGGACGAGGCGGACGCGGCGTGGAAGGGCGGACGGCTCACGGGCCGCCGCAGGACGATGCTGGGGGCGATCCCGCTCGCGGAGGGGCCCGCGCGCGTCAACGCCGCCGCGGCCGCGGACGCCGTGCGCGCCGCCCTGGCCGCGGAGGGGCTGGCCCGCTTCGAGCCCGGGGCCGGACCAGGTGCGGGGGAGCGCCTTCGCCGCCGCGTCCACCTCCTGCACCGGGTGCTGGGCCGCCCGTGGCCGGACCTCTCCGCCGCCGCCCTCCCGGACCTCGAGCCGCTCGTGGCCGGGATCGCGGCGGAGCTCGCGGCGGGCCGCTCGGCCACCTCCGTGGACGTCGCCGGGCTGCTGCGCGGGATCCTGCCGTGGCCGGAGGCCGGGCGCCTCGACGAGCTGGCCCCCGAACGGCTGCCCATCCCCAGCGGGCGGACGGCGGCCGTGGAGTACCCGGCCACGGACGAGGAGACGGCGCCGGTGGTGGCGGCCAAGCTGCAGGAGTTCCTGGGGGCCGCGCAGAGCCCCGCCGTGGCGGACGGCCGGCTGCCCGTGGTGCTGCACCTGCTCTCCCCGGCGGGGCGGCCGCTCGCCGTCACCGCGGACCTGCCCTCCTTCTGGGCGGGGCCCTACGCCCACGTGCGCGCGGAGAACCGGGGCCGCTACCCCAAGCACCCGTGGCCTGAGGACCCCGCGACGGCGTCGCCCACGGCGAAGACGAAGCGCGCCGCCGGCGCCTGA